A genomic segment from Rubrobacter tropicus encodes:
- a CDS encoding amidohydrolase family protein — translation MVEKLTERATAGRTRVGVVDADIHNVFPSREVLKSYLPSRWQRHLETIGPRGHDGYMYASTKYPKVSAATARTDAWPPSGLPPGSDLEFMQEQHLDAFNIEYGILNCFEHVGHELNDEWAAAMARAVNDWQIAEWLEKDERLRASIVVPFENAELAAEEIERVGDHPGYVQVLLLTRTLEPLGRRKYWKIYEAAERHGLTIGMHASNTTGVPPTPVGWPSYYLEEHVIVSLASQSQVISLACEGVFEMFPDLRLVSIEGGFAWLPPLMWRLDQNWKRLKEEVPHLKRPPSEYIREHLWVTTQPIEEPADPNHLLQAIEHFGADDKILFASDYPHWDFDDPNRAFPPRMPKELKRRIFSENAKKLYGFGQEGG, via the coding sequence ATGGTCGAGAAGTTGACAGAGAGAGCAACTGCGGGCCGGACCAGGGTTGGTGTGGTCGACGCAGATATACACAATGTCTTTCCGTCCCGGGAGGTCCTAAAGAGTTACCTGCCGTCGCGCTGGCAGAGGCACCTCGAGACGATCGGGCCGCGAGGGCACGACGGCTACATGTACGCTTCGACGAAGTACCCCAAGGTTTCCGCGGCCACCGCACGTACAGACGCGTGGCCGCCTTCCGGGTTGCCGCCGGGTTCGGACCTCGAGTTCATGCAGGAGCAGCACCTCGACGCCTTCAACATCGAGTACGGGATCCTGAACTGCTTCGAGCACGTCGGGCACGAGCTCAACGACGAGTGGGCCGCGGCGATGGCGCGGGCCGTGAACGACTGGCAGATCGCGGAGTGGCTCGAAAAGGACGAGCGCCTGCGGGCCTCGATAGTGGTGCCTTTCGAGAACGCCGAGCTCGCGGCGGAGGAGATAGAGCGGGTCGGGGACCATCCCGGCTACGTGCAGGTGCTCTTGCTTACCCGAACCCTGGAACCCCTGGGCCGGCGCAAGTACTGGAAGATCTACGAAGCGGCGGAGCGCCACGGCTTGACGATCGGGATGCACGCCAGCAACACGACCGGCGTACCGCCCACGCCCGTCGGCTGGCCCTCCTACTATCTGGAGGAGCACGTCATAGTTTCCCTGGCCTCCCAGAGTCAGGTGATCAGCCTCGCTTGCGAGGGCGTATTCGAGATGTTTCCGGACCTGCGCCTCGTGTCGATAGAGGGAGGGTTCGCCTGGCTTCCTCCGCTCATGTGGCGCCTGGATCAGAACTGGAAGAGGTTAAAAGAGGAGGTGCCGCACCTCAAACGGCCGCCGTCGGAGTACATCCGGGAGCACCTCTGGGTAACCACCCAGCCTATAGAGGAACCGGCCGACCCCAACCACCTCCTCCAGGCCATAGAGCACTTCGGGGCGGACGACAAGATCCTCTTCGCCTCGGACTACCCGCACTGGGATTTCGACGACCCGAACAGGGCCTTTCCACCCAGGATGCCGAAGGAGCTGAAGCGCAGGATCTTCTCCGAAAACGCGAAGAAGCTCTACGGATTCGGCCAGGAGGGCGGCTGA
- a CDS encoding ABC transporter permease: MNSMGFFEYLASRWDDLLELSIEHAQVVLVSLFIATVIGVSLGVLTYRRPAAAQVVLAVFSAILTIPSFALFGIVLSLPFMGLGYTPTVVALSAYAVLSILRNTITGLQSVDPAVTESAKGMGLSEWQVLFKIEMPLAWPVIIAGIRVSALLILGIAAIAAYVNGPGLGGDIFSGLSRIGGANSLNLVLGGVLGIVILALVFEVLFAVLGRLTTSRGLG, encoded by the coding sequence ATGAACAGCATGGGATTCTTCGAGTACCTCGCCTCGCGGTGGGACGACCTGTTGGAGTTGTCCATAGAGCACGCGCAGGTGGTGCTCGTGTCGCTGTTCATAGCGACCGTGATCGGGGTCTCCCTCGGCGTCTTGACCTACCGGCGTCCGGCGGCGGCGCAGGTGGTCCTGGCCGTCTTCTCGGCCATACTGACCATCCCGTCGTTCGCGCTCTTCGGAATCGTGCTCAGCCTGCCTTTCATGGGGCTCGGGTACACGCCGACGGTCGTGGCGCTCTCGGCCTACGCGGTGCTCTCCATCTTGAGGAACACCATAACCGGCCTGCAGTCCGTCGACCCGGCCGTCACGGAGTCGGCCAAGGGGATGGGCCTCAGCGAGTGGCAGGTGCTCTTCAAGATAGAGATGCCGCTCGCGTGGCCGGTGATCATCGCCGGCATCCGGGTCTCGGCGCTGCTCATTCTCGGCATCGCGGCGATAGCGGCGTACGTCAACGGGCCGGGGCTCGGCGGGGACATCTTCTCCGGCCTCAGCCGCATCGGCGGCGCCAACTCGCTGAACCTGGTGCTCGGAGGGGTGCTTGGGATCGTCATCCTGGCACTCGTCTTCGAGGTGTTGTTCGCGGTTCTCGGCAGGTTGACCACTTCAAGGGGGTTGGGTTGA
- a CDS encoding ABC transporter permease, which yields MRGTEERRETAPPGGVSETPRTPGPASKAGGAGLGRTLARYLVMPVFLVAVCAGLYVWLGTLDLDSIERRSINSDVILRSVVRHLEITAVATLVVVVLAVATGVVLTRPAFRKVSPYVAALASTGQAIPSIGVLILIAILFDQFGFRAAVFGLVLYAFLPVLGNTMVGIRQVDRPTIESARGMGMTKTAVLFRIELPLAVPIMLAGIRTALIIVVGTATLATFINAGGMGDIINTGIKTSREPILITGSILTAVLALAIDYLAGIAEDVLRPKGL from the coding sequence GTGAGGGGCACCGAGGAGAGGCGGGAGACCGCACCCCCGGGCGGGGTTTCAGAGACCCCGCGGACGCCCGGGCCTGCTAGTAAGGCGGGCGGGGCCGGCCTCGGGAGGACGCTCGCGCGCTACCTGGTCATGCCGGTCTTTCTCGTGGCCGTCTGCGCGGGGCTGTACGTGTGGCTCGGCACCCTGGACCTCGACAGCATCGAGCGGCGCTCCATAAACAGCGACGTCATCCTGCGCAGCGTCGTGCGGCACCTTGAGATCACCGCCGTCGCCACGCTGGTCGTCGTGGTGCTTGCCGTGGCCACGGGCGTGGTCCTGACGCGCCCGGCCTTCCGCAAGGTGTCGCCCTACGTCGCCGCGCTGGCGAGCACGGGTCAGGCGATACCGTCCATAGGCGTCCTCATACTCATAGCCATCCTCTTCGACCAGTTCGGCTTCAGGGCGGCGGTCTTCGGGCTCGTGCTCTACGCCTTTTTGCCCGTGCTCGGGAACACGATGGTCGGCATAAGGCAGGTGGACCGCCCGACCATCGAGTCGGCCCGCGGGATGGGCATGACCAAGACAGCGGTGCTCTTCAGGATAGAGCTGCCGCTCGCCGTGCCCATCATGCTCGCCGGCATCAGGACCGCCCTGATCATAGTCGTCGGCACGGCGACGCTCGCGACTTTTATCAACGCGGGCGGGATGGGCGACATCATCAACACCGGGATCAAGACGAGCCGCGAGCCGATACTCATCACGGGCTCCATCCTCACCGCCGTGCTGGCCCTGGCCATAGACTATTTGGCCGGCATAGCCGAGGACGTCTTGAGACCGAAGGGCCTGTGA
- a CDS encoding VOC family protein, with protein sequence MKAKGFTHVSIGARDLEESTRFYKDFFGMEEVPAPDFSGPVRWLRVGDLQLHLFHDENPAPVGHHFALDVDDFEEVFRKAGETGARVKSGNYSTVRELPDGAVQMYLRDPSGNLVEVNWRDVGTLDLELIGEIRKIGGPPDAVLYINPEGEEE encoded by the coding sequence ATGAAGGCGAAGGGTTTCACCCACGTCAGCATCGGCGCCAGGGACTTGGAGGAGTCCACCCGATTCTACAAGGACTTCTTCGGAATGGAGGAAGTCCCGGCCCCGGACTTCTCGGGCCCGGTGCGCTGGCTGCGAGTCGGTGATCTCCAGTTACACCTCTTCCACGACGAGAACCCGGCGCCCGTCGGCCACCACTTCGCGCTCGACGTGGACGACTTCGAGGAGGTATTCAGGAAAGCCGGAGAGACCGGTGCCCGCGTCAAGAGCGGTAATTACTCGACCGTCAGGGAGCTACCCGATGGGGCGGTACAGATGTACCTGCGGGACCCGTCCGGGAACCTGGTCGAGGTCAACTGGCGCGACGTGGGCACGCTTGATCTGGAGCTTATCGGGGAGATCCGCAAAATCGGCGGCCCCCCGGACGCCGTCTTGTACATAAACCCAGAAGGAGAAGAGGAGTGA
- a CDS encoding ABC transporter ATP-binding protein has product MKDEERSNQGSEAMIRLEKLSKTFPGQSEPAVDELTMDIHEGEIVVFVGPSGCGKTTTMKMINRIIEPSGGRIIIGGEDVTRTNPDRLRRRIGYVIQQIGLFPHMTIADNIATVPKMLGWDKRRIAERTDELLETVGMDKSYRDRFPKELSGGQRQRVGVARAMAADPPIMLMDEPFGAVDPITRERLQDEFLRLQEEIQKTIVFVTHDIDEAIKMGDRIAILREQSIIAQYDTPERILTDPADAYVEDFIGAGASLKRLSLSRVRDIKTSEWPVASLTDSHEEVLQTLKRSGKDYVLLLDEGRKPKRWVGVAELEMDGAPLRNAGWPAVAIVEGKSSLYETLDTMITSYKGSAIVVDDEGRYESVVDFGTVLQAIEEMRPEEHRVGGGA; this is encoded by the coding sequence TTGAAAGACGAAGAACGAAGTAATCAGGGGTCGGAGGCCATGATCCGGCTGGAGAAGCTCTCCAAGACCTTCCCGGGGCAGTCCGAGCCCGCCGTGGACGAGCTGACCATGGACATCCACGAGGGCGAGATCGTCGTCTTCGTCGGACCCAGCGGTTGCGGAAAGACCACGACGATGAAGATGATCAACCGCATCATCGAGCCCTCGGGCGGCAGGATCATCATCGGCGGCGAGGACGTGACGAGGACAAACCCTGACAGGCTAAGGCGGCGCATCGGGTACGTGATCCAGCAGATCGGCCTCTTCCCCCACATGACCATCGCCGACAACATCGCCACCGTCCCCAAGATGCTCGGCTGGGACAAGAGGCGCATAGCCGAACGCACGGACGAGTTGCTGGAGACCGTCGGCATGGACAAGTCCTACAGGGACCGTTTCCCGAAGGAGCTCTCCGGCGGCCAGCGACAGAGGGTGGGCGTCGCGCGGGCGATGGCGGCGGACCCGCCGATCATGCTCATGGACGAGCCCTTCGGGGCCGTCGACCCCATAACCCGCGAGCGGCTCCAGGACGAATTCCTGCGGCTTCAAGAAGAGATCCAGAAGACCATAGTCTTCGTCACCCACGACATCGACGAGGCCATAAAGATGGGCGACAGGATAGCGATCCTGCGCGAACAGTCCATTATAGCCCAGTACGACACCCCCGAGCGCATCCTCACCGACCCGGCAGACGCCTACGTCGAGGACTTTATAGGGGCGGGGGCTTCTTTGAAGCGCCTGTCTTTAAGCCGGGTTCGGGACATAAAGACGAGCGAGTGGCCCGTCGCGAGCCTCACCGACAGCCACGAAGAGGTGCTCCAGACGCTGAAGAGGTCGGGCAAGGACTACGTGCTCCTGCTGGACGAGGGGCGCAAGCCCAAGCGCTGGGTGGGCGTCGCGGAGCTCGAGATGGACGGCGCCCCGCTCAGGAACGCCGGGTGGCCCGCCGTGGCGATCGTGGAAGGCAAGTCCAGCCTCTACGAGACGCTGGACACCATGATCACCTCATACAAGGGCTCGGCCATAGTCGTCGACGACGAGGGGCGCTACGAGAGCGTCGTCGACTTCGGGACGGTCCTGCAGGCCATCGAGGAGATGAGGCCGGAGGAGCACCGCGTGGGCGGGGGCGCGTGA
- a CDS encoding aldehyde dehydrogenase family protein, with protein sequence MIESQTEALNFIGGEWVPADSGETSEVVNPSNPSEILGTTPRSDRAETERAIEAATKALPDWKATLPASRGAILMEAANIIESREDELATLMAREAGKPMKEARMEVGRAASIFRYYGSEGWRLDGINPPSARPGVTHASMREPLGVVGLITPWNFPLAIPSWKMAPALICGNTIVIKPAANASLNAAALVGILSEAGLPDGVVNMVTGPGSTVGDALVTDPRVKGLSFTGSTATGLGIQERAIGKKVQLEMGGKNPFVVMEDADLADAAAKISFSAFGFAGEKCTAASRAIVVEEVYDEFIGELKSATEAIKVGDPMDEDVAVGPVVNKDQYESILAALETAKGEGRVVIEGGATGSEDEGYFIAPAIIADVDNRSETAQEEIFGPVLAVIKARDFDHAVELANDTRYGLTAGIATKSLRYAYEFMARSETGLVNVNLPTAGLEFQVPFGGNKESGVGGREQGPAALDFYSAWKTVSVMPL encoded by the coding sequence GTGATCGAATCCCAGACAGAGGCCCTCAACTTTATAGGCGGCGAATGGGTCCCGGCCGACTCCGGCGAGACTTCCGAGGTGGTGAACCCGTCCAACCCGTCAGAGATCCTCGGAACGACGCCCAGGTCGGACAGGGCCGAGACCGAACGGGCCATCGAGGCGGCTACAAAAGCGCTCCCAGACTGGAAAGCGACGCTCCCGGCCTCCCGGGGTGCGATCCTGATGGAGGCCGCCAACATCATCGAGTCGCGCGAGGACGAGCTGGCGACGCTCATGGCCCGCGAGGCCGGCAAGCCGATGAAGGAGGCGAGGATGGAGGTGGGCCGCGCCGCCAGCATCTTCCGCTACTACGGCTCCGAGGGCTGGCGCCTGGACGGCATCAACCCGCCCTCGGCCCGCCCCGGCGTCACCCACGCCTCCATGAGGGAGCCCCTGGGCGTCGTCGGCCTCATAACGCCGTGGAACTTCCCGCTCGCCATACCGTCCTGGAAGATGGCGCCCGCGCTGATCTGCGGCAACACCATAGTCATCAAGCCGGCCGCGAACGCCTCCCTGAACGCCGCGGCCCTGGTCGGCATCCTCTCCGAGGCGGGCCTGCCCGACGGCGTGGTGAACATGGTGACGGGGCCTGGCTCCACCGTCGGCGACGCGCTCGTTACAGACCCGCGCGTCAAGGGCCTCTCCTTTACCGGATCCACGGCGACGGGCCTCGGCATCCAGGAGCGGGCCATAGGCAAGAAGGTGCAGCTGGAGATGGGCGGCAAGAACCCGTTCGTCGTAATGGAAGACGCCGACCTCGCGGACGCGGCCGCCAAGATCTCCTTCTCGGCCTTCGGCTTCGCGGGCGAGAAATGCACCGCCGCCAGCCGCGCCATCGTCGTCGAAGAGGTCTACGACGAGTTCATAGGAGAGTTGAAGAGCGCCACGGAGGCCATCAAGGTCGGCGACCCGATGGACGAGGACGTCGCCGTCGGCCCCGTCGTCAACAAGGATCAGTACGAGAGCATCCTCGCCGCGCTGGAGACGGCCAAGGGCGAGGGCCGGGTGGTCATAGAAGGCGGGGCGACGGGCTCAGAGGACGAAGGCTACTTCATCGCGCCGGCGATCATCGCTGATGTGGACAACCGGTCGGAGACGGCGCAGGAGGAGATCTTCGGCCCCGTCCTCGCCGTTATAAAGGCCCGCGACTTCGACCACGCCGTGGAACTCGCCAACGACACGCGCTACGGCCTGACCGCGGGCATAGCCACGAAGTCGCTGCGTTACGCCTACGAGTTCATGGCCCGCTCGGAGACGGGGTTGGTGAACGTGAACCTGCCGACGGCGGGCCTGGAGTTCCAGGTGCCCTTCGGGGGCAACAAGGAGTCGGGCGTCGGCGGTCGGGAGCAGGGCCCCGCGGCCCTCGACTTCTACTCGGCCTGGAAGACCGTCTCCGTGATGCCGCTCTAG
- a CDS encoding Rieske (2Fe-2S) protein encodes MGEHVVGTVEEIPPGGRKIVEVGGRSIGVFNVGGEFFALRNQCPHQGAELCKGVLSGFVHAEKPGDVTYVRRGEILRCPWHQWEFDIRTGQSWVDPAKVRVRRYEAKVAPGNTLLSEPGGSKELAEAGLEKGLYVAETYEVSVEHEYIVLNL; translated from the coding sequence ATGGGCGAGCACGTGGTGGGGACGGTGGAGGAGATACCGCCCGGCGGGCGCAAGATAGTCGAGGTGGGCGGACGTTCCATAGGCGTGTTCAACGTGGGGGGTGAGTTCTTCGCCCTCCGGAACCAGTGCCCCCACCAGGGGGCCGAGCTGTGCAAGGGCGTCCTGTCTGGGTTCGTCCACGCCGAGAAGCCGGGCGACGTGACGTACGTCAGGAGGGGGGAGATCCTCCGGTGCCCGTGGCACCAGTGGGAGTTCGACATCAGGACGGGTCAATCCTGGGTCGACCCGGCAAAGGTCCGGGTGCGGCGCTACGAGGCCAAGGTCGCGCCCGGAAACACGCTGCTCTCCGAGCCTGGCGGCAGCAAGGAACTCGCCGAGGCCGGCCTGGAGAAAGGGCTTTACGTAGCGGAGACGTACGAGGTCTCGGTCGAACACGAATACATCGTTCTCAACCTGTAG
- a CDS encoding fumarylacetoacetate hydrolase family protein translates to MYLSRHGTAEGPRWALDGRYLPGDFTLAGLLEGPAARTRTALEDLATGDTAEGPLLPPVEPYQEVWASGVTYERSREARELESADADAYARVYDAQRPELFFKGHGWRAAGHGGSVRVRKDSRWNVPEPELVLVLNSGMEIMGYTAGNDVSSRDIEGENPLYLPQAKVYDGSCSLGPGIVLAGPDEMRNLPIRLRVFRDGAAVFEDEVSTSRMKRSFEELAEYLGRELTLPSGALLMTGTGIVPGEEFTLTPGDRVEISVGELDLENDVVS, encoded by the coding sequence ATGTATCTCTCTCGTCACGGGACCGCCGAGGGCCCCCGGTGGGCGCTCGACGGACGCTACCTGCCCGGGGACTTCACCCTGGCCGGGCTGCTGGAAGGACCCGCAGCGCGAACCCGCACGGCCCTCGAAGACCTGGCGACAGGAGACACCGCGGAAGGCCCCCTGTTGCCCCCAGTCGAGCCCTACCAGGAGGTCTGGGCCAGCGGGGTTACCTACGAGCGGAGCCGCGAGGCCCGCGAGCTCGAGTCGGCCGACGCGGACGCCTACGCCAGGGTCTACGACGCACAGCGCCCGGAGCTCTTCTTCAAGGGCCACGGCTGGCGGGCCGCCGGCCACGGGGGCAGCGTCCGCGTCCGTAAGGACAGCCGCTGGAACGTGCCCGAACCCGAGCTCGTGCTCGTCCTGAACAGCGGGATGGAGATCATGGGCTACACCGCGGGCAACGACGTCTCTTCGAGGGACATCGAGGGCGAGAACCCCCTCTACCTGCCCCAGGCCAAGGTCTACGACGGCTCGTGCTCTTTAGGCCCCGGCATCGTGCTCGCCGGGCCTGATGAGATGCGAAACCTGCCGATACGGCTCCGCGTCTTCAGGGACGGTGCCGCCGTCTTCGAGGACGAGGTCTCGACGTCGAGGATGAAGCGTTCCTTCGAAGAGCTCGCGGAGTACCTCGGGAGGGAGTTGACGCTGCCTTCCGGCGCCCTCCTGATGACGGGGACGGGCATAGTGCCGGGGGAGGAGTTCACGTTGACGCCGGGGGACAGGGTCGAGATCTCCGTCGGGGAGCTGGACCTCGAGAACGACGTGGTCTCGTAG
- a CDS encoding IclR family transcriptional regulator, which translates to MATTNNKGEVGTNTSPGTNGYQVRAVVRAVDILELLRTSDGGASLNELAGRSDLAKASIFRMVRTLESTGLIERIPGSDSYRLGVRCLTLGQAYLEQTDLRGEALPTLQRLRQEFDETVHLSVLDDELRVVFLEKLNTTHALGLMSSRIGRTVPSYCTGSGKALLAELDYDPVEVLEANGVLKRHTPSTIYEPDALRRELEQIRAQGYSLDLEEREPGVRCVACPIRAAGGNTVAAVSVSGPTQRLPEHLLQGELADAVRAAAVEISTRLGYTQRRDGLPTA; encoded by the coding sequence ATGGCTACGACGAATAATAAGGGCGAAGTCGGAACAAACACCTCCCCCGGCACGAACGGTTACCAGGTACGTGCGGTGGTCCGCGCGGTAGACATCCTCGAGTTGCTCCGAACGAGCGACGGGGGGGCCTCTCTCAACGAGTTGGCCGGGCGTTCCGATCTGGCGAAAGCCTCGATCTTCCGCATGGTCCGCACGTTGGAGAGTACCGGTCTGATCGAGCGCATACCCGGTTCGGACTCGTACCGGCTGGGCGTGCGCTGCCTCACGCTCGGCCAGGCATATCTGGAACAGACCGACCTCCGGGGCGAGGCCTTGCCCACCCTGCAACGCCTGCGCCAGGAGTTCGACGAGACGGTTCATCTCTCCGTACTAGACGACGAACTGCGGGTCGTGTTCCTCGAAAAGCTGAACACCACCCACGCCCTGGGGCTCATGTCGTCAAGGATCGGCCGGACGGTTCCTTCGTACTGCACAGGGAGCGGAAAGGCGCTGCTGGCCGAGCTCGACTACGACCCGGTCGAGGTCCTGGAAGCCAACGGGGTTCTCAAGCGCCACACGCCCAGCACCATATACGAGCCCGACGCCCTCCGACGCGAACTGGAACAGATAAGAGCGCAAGGGTACTCCCTGGATCTCGAAGAGCGCGAGCCGGGCGTTCGATGCGTGGCGTGCCCGATCAGGGCGGCCGGCGGAAATACGGTCGCCGCCGTCTCGGTCTCCGGTCCCACGCAGAGGCTTCCGGAGCACCTGCTTCAGGGCGAGCTCGCCGATGCGGTGAGAGCCGCGGCCGTAGAGATCAGTACCCGTCTGGGCTACACACAACGGCGGGACGGGCTCCCTACCGCCTGA
- a CDS encoding glycine betaine ABC transporter substrate-binding protein codes for MNRAVFRMVGVLVVAAMVAVGCGGGGGGASGDVDLSDADLVVGSKDFTEQLILGYITLQALENAGANVEDQVGLAGTDAARQALVGGDIDMYWEYTGTIWINHLGNTKPIPDSKKQYEAAAKADMEQENLKLLEPAPFNNTYALAIREEAAEDVGVEKLSDLKTLVEENPDEATVCVESEFNSRDDGLPGLEKEYGFQFPKGNVALFDTGTVYQRTDKGDPCNFGEVFTTDGRIEALGLTAIEDDKNFFPKYNPALEVRKETFDQYGPQLEEIFTPIAKALDAKTMTEMNARVDVDGELPEDVAEDFLSEKGFVE; via the coding sequence GTGAACAGAGCCGTGTTTCGGATGGTTGGCGTGCTGGTCGTGGCGGCGATGGTCGCCGTCGGTTGCGGCGGTGGCGGCGGCGGGGCGAGCGGGGACGTGGACCTCTCGGACGCGGACCTGGTGGTCGGCTCCAAGGACTTTACCGAGCAGTTGATCCTCGGCTACATCACCCTCCAGGCGCTCGAGAACGCCGGGGCGAACGTGGAGGACCAGGTGGGCCTCGCGGGCACCGACGCGGCCCGCCAGGCGCTCGTCGGCGGCGACATAGACATGTACTGGGAGTACACGGGCACTATCTGGATCAACCACCTCGGCAACACGAAGCCCATCCCCGACAGCAAGAAGCAGTACGAGGCCGCCGCGAAGGCGGACATGGAGCAGGAGAACCTGAAGCTCCTCGAACCGGCCCCGTTCAACAACACCTACGCGCTCGCCATCCGCGAGGAGGCGGCCGAAGACGTGGGCGTCGAGAAGCTCTCCGACCTCAAGACACTCGTGGAAGAGAACCCGGACGAGGCGACGGTCTGCGTCGAGAGCGAGTTCAACTCGCGCGACGACGGCCTGCCCGGCCTGGAGAAAGAGTACGGCTTCCAGTTCCCGAAGGGCAACGTCGCCCTCTTCGACACCGGCACGGTCTACCAGCGCACGGACAAGGGCGACCCCTGCAACTTCGGCGAGGTCTTCACCACCGACGGCCGCATCGAGGCCCTCGGCCTGACGGCCATCGAGGACGACAAGAACTTCTTCCCCAAGTACAACCCGGCCCTGGAGGTCCGCAAGGAGACCTTCGACCAGTACGGGCCCCAGCTCGAGGAGATCTTCACCCCCATCGCCAAGGCGCTCGACGCCAAGACGATGACCGAGATGAACGCCAGGGTGGACGTCGACGGCGAGCTCCCCGAGGACGTGGCCGAAGACTTTCTCTCCGAGAAGGGCTTCGTAGAGTAG
- a CDS encoding MFS transporter, with protein METIEKLGGEDRGQTADVRTVAVASMVGTTVEWFDFFGYATAAALVFGLLFFPGADPLVGTMLAFGGIAAGYLSRPLGSIAFGHYGDRLGRKTMLVVSLFVMGAATFLIGVLPTYAAIGATAAILLLVLRFIQGFALGGEWGGAVLMAVEHAPPNRRGFYGSFPQTGVALGLLLATLIFLAIEALPEDQLLTWGWRVPFLASALLVALGLYIRLKIVETPAFQRVKESQTEARVPFVETLLTHWKEVILTCLSYLVIGGIFYVIFVFSLTYGTEQLGLERSTMLLLTVFSSIFSFFGLLFFGHLSDRVGRKRVYVGGSLLVMASAFPIFWLINTEVFVFMLLGYLLATAGFCATYGPMGTLFSEAFDVRVRYTGISLGLTIGTVLGAAFVPMIFTQLLASFGSYWPISVYLIAVAAISAVAATLLRTTGSDKIERPEDAARTAERVH; from the coding sequence ATGGAAACCATAGAGAAGTTGGGTGGGGAAGACCGTGGGCAGACCGCGGACGTCAGGACCGTTGCCGTGGCGAGCATGGTGGGCACGACCGTCGAATGGTTCGACTTTTTCGGCTACGCTACGGCGGCGGCGCTGGTCTTCGGCCTCCTGTTCTTCCCTGGGGCCGATCCGCTGGTAGGCACGATGCTCGCCTTCGGGGGGATCGCGGCGGGATATCTCTCGCGTCCGCTCGGTTCCATCGCTTTCGGCCACTACGGGGACCGGCTCGGACGCAAGACCATGCTGGTCGTGTCCCTCTTCGTGATGGGTGCCGCCACCTTCCTCATCGGGGTGCTGCCCACCTATGCCGCCATAGGCGCCACGGCCGCCATTCTGCTGCTTGTGCTGCGCTTCATACAGGGGTTCGCCCTCGGCGGGGAGTGGGGCGGGGCCGTCCTCATGGCCGTGGAACACGCCCCGCCCAACCGGCGGGGTTTCTACGGCAGCTTCCCCCAGACGGGGGTAGCCCTGGGACTGCTCCTCGCCACCCTGATCTTCCTCGCCATCGAGGCGCTCCCCGAAGACCAACTCCTGACCTGGGGCTGGCGCGTACCGTTCCTGGCCAGCGCCTTGCTCGTGGCCCTGGGCCTCTATATCCGGTTGAAGATCGTCGAAACCCCCGCTTTTCAGAGGGTCAAGGAGAGCCAGACCGAGGCCCGGGTGCCCTTCGTGGAGACGCTGCTCACCCACTGGAAGGAAGTGATACTGACCTGCCTCTCCTACCTGGTCATCGGCGGGATCTTTTACGTGATCTTCGTCTTCAGCCTGACGTACGGCACCGAGCAACTGGGGCTGGAGCGTAGCACCATGCTGCTCCTCACCGTCTTCTCCAGCATCTTCAGCTTCTTCGGGCTTTTGTTCTTCGGCCACCTGTCGGACAGGGTGGGGCGCAAGCGGGTGTATGTGGGCGGGAGCCTGCTCGTGATGGCGTCGGCCTTCCCCATATTCTGGCTTATCAACACGGAAGTGTTCGTGTTCATGCTGCTGGGATACCTGCTGGCCACCGCCGGGTTCTGCGCGACCTACGGACCGATGGGCACGCTCTTCTCCGAGGCGTTCGACGTGCGCGTACGCTACACGGGTATCTCCCTGGGGCTCACGATCGGGACGGTCCTGGGCGCCGCATTCGTGCCTATGATCTTCACCCAACTGCTGGCGAGTTTCGGCAGCTACTGGCCGATCTCCGTGTACCTGATCGCCGTAGCGGCGATCAGCGCCGTGGCCGCAACCCTGCTTCGGACGACCGGCTCGGACAAGATCGAGCGCCCGGAGGATGCCGCAAGAACGGCGGAACGAGTCCATTAG
- a CDS encoding response regulator transcription factor, producing the protein MFEDPEMMRTFLRLGASGYVLKSSSTTQLVSAIRAAAFAPEDGNVVVGMPRTMLEESEGGSEGLLSVRELEILLLAARGLSNRQIASRVHLAEGTVKRHLSNTYNKMGVGSRGEAARKALQEEWITVSEITDYEPSDEDGQPGGRPG; encoded by the coding sequence ATGTTCGAGGACCCCGAGATGATGCGGACCTTCTTGAGGCTTGGGGCCAGCGGATACGTGCTCAAGAGCTCCTCCACGACCCAGCTCGTGAGCGCGATCCGCGCCGCCGCCTTCGCCCCCGAGGACGGCAACGTGGTGGTGGGCATGCCAAGGACGATGTTGGAGGAGTCGGAGGGCGGTTCCGAAGGCTTGCTCTCGGTGCGGGAGCTCGAGATCCTGCTGCTCGCGGCACGGGGCCTCTCCAATCGCCAGATAGCCAGCCGGGTGCACCTGGCGGAGGGGACCGTCAAGCGCCACCTCTCGAACACCTACAACAAGATGGGGGTGGGATCTCGGGGCGAGGCAGCGAGAAAGGCGCTGCAGGAGGAGTGGATCACCGTCAGCGAGATCACGGACTACGAGCCCTCCGACGAGGACGGGCAGCCCGGAGGCCGGCCGGGTTAG